One genomic window of Cellulophaga sp. Hel_I_12 includes the following:
- the rpsA gene encoding 30S ribosomal protein S1, which produces MAEDKKEAEVTVEATQAKVQAPVQDPQEFLENFNWTKYEQGIEQVDDKKLQEFETLVAENFVDTMDEEVVTGTVVYITDREAIIDINAKSEGVISLNEFRYNPDLKVGDKVEVLIDIREDKSGQLVLSHRKARTIMAWDRVNAAHDKEEIVNGFVKCRTKGGMIVDVFGIEAFLPGSQIDVKPIRDYDQYVGKTMEFKVVKINHEFKNVVVSHKALIEADIEEQKKEIIGQLEKGQVLEGVVKNITSYGVFIDLGGVDGLVHITDLSWSRINHPNEVVELDQKLNVVILDFDDNKSRIQLGLKQLEKHPWEALSDEIKIGDKVKGKVVVIADYGAFIEVAEGVEGLIHVSEMSWSTHLRSAQDFVKVGDQVEAVVLTMDREDRKMSLGIKQMTPDPWTDITTKYPLGSKHEGIVRNFTNFGVFVELEEGIDGLIYISDLSWTKKIKHPSEFVTVGDKLEVEVLELDVEGRKLSLGHKQTTDNPWDKYEKEFALDTTHTATIAEVVDKGATIDFNEDIQAFVPTRHLEKEDGSKLGKGDSAEFKIIEFNKEFKRVVASHTALFKEEEQRNVKAAVKKAAAQADEAKPTLGDANEALQALKDKMEGKK; this is translated from the coding sequence ATGGCTGAAGACAAAAAAGAAGCTGAAGTAACTGTAGAGGCTACTCAAGCAAAAGTACAGGCACCTGTACAAGATCCTCAAGAATTTTTAGAAAACTTTAACTGGACAAAGTACGAACAAGGTATTGAGCAAGTTGATGATAAAAAACTCCAAGAGTTTGAAACATTAGTTGCAGAGAATTTTGTAGATACTATGGATGAAGAAGTAGTAACAGGAACTGTAGTTTATATTACAGACCGTGAAGCTATTATCGACATTAATGCAAAATCAGAAGGTGTTATTTCACTGAATGAATTTCGTTACAATCCAGATTTAAAAGTTGGTGATAAAGTTGAGGTGCTTATCGATATCCGTGAGGATAAAAGTGGACAATTAGTACTATCGCACAGAAAGGCCAGAACTATTATGGCTTGGGATAGAGTAAATGCTGCTCATGATAAGGAAGAAATCGTTAATGGTTTTGTGAAGTGTAGAACTAAAGGAGGTATGATTGTCGATGTTTTCGGAATCGAGGCGTTCTTACCAGGTTCTCAGATTGATGTGAAGCCAATTAGAGATTACGATCAGTACGTAGGTAAAACTATGGAATTCAAGGTAGTGAAAATCAACCATGAATTTAAAAACGTAGTGGTATCTCACAAAGCTCTTATTGAGGCTGATATTGAAGAACAGAAAAAAGAAATCATTGGTCAACTAGAAAAAGGACAAGTGTTAGAAGGTGTTGTTAAAAACATTACTTCTTACGGTGTGTTTATTGATTTAGGTGGTGTTGATGGTTTAGTTCATATTACAGATCTTTCTTGGTCTAGAATTAACCACCCGAATGAGGTTGTTGAATTAGATCAAAAATTAAATGTTGTAATCCTTGACTTTGATGATAACAAATCAAGAATTCAATTAGGTCTTAAGCAGTTAGAAAAGCACCCATGGGAAGCTTTATCTGATGAAATTAAGATTGGTGACAAAGTAAAAGGTAAAGTAGTGGTTATTGCTGACTACGGTGCATTTATTGAAGTTGCAGAAGGTGTAGAAGGATTAATCCACGTTTCTGAAATGTCTTGGTCAACGCATTTACGTTCTGCTCAAGATTTCGTAAAAGTTGGTGATCAAGTTGAAGCTGTAGTATTGACAATGGATCGTGAAGATCGTAAAATGTCATTAGGTATTAAGCAAATGACTCCAGATCCTTGGACTGATATTACTACTAAATATCCTTTAGGTTCTAAGCATGAAGGTATTGTACGTAACTTTACTAACTTTGGTGTTTTCGTAGAATTAGAAGAAGGTATTGACGGTTTAATCTATATTTCTGACTTATCTTGGACTAAGAAAATTAAGCACCCATCAGAATTTGTAACTGTAGGTGATAAATTAGAAGTTGAAGTATTAGAATTAGATGTTGAAGGACGTAAATTATCTTTAGGTCACAAGCAAACTACTGATAATCCTTGGGACAAGTACGAAAAAGAATTTGCTTTAGACACGACGCATACGGCAACGATTGCAGAAGTAGTGGATAAAGGAGCAACGATCGATTTTAATGAAGATATACAAGCATTTGTACCTACCCGTCATCTAGAAAAAGAAGATGGTTCTAAATTAGGTAAAGGTGATTCAGCTGAATTTAAAATTATTGAATTCAATAAAGAATTCAAGAGAGTTGTAGCAAGTCATACTGCTTTATTTAAAGAAGAAGAGCAACGTAATGTAAAAGCTGCTGTTAAGAAAGCGGCCGCACAAGCTGATGAAGCAAAACCAACTTTAGGTGACGCTAACGAAGCTTTACAAGCCTTAAAAGATAAAATGGAAGGAAAGAAATAA
- a CDS encoding LysM peptidoglycan-binding domain-containing protein, translating into MSVKAKYQGVLQLGEQLGIKNGDISEESGVLKIKGEAATPHEKNLIWDKIEELGGENAKDIKANITVTDDSVYHRHIVKGGDSLSKIAKHYYGDAMKYKQIFEANTNILKNPDVIHPDQVLVIPNL; encoded by the coding sequence ATGAGTGTTAAAGCTAAATATCAGGGCGTTTTACAGTTAGGAGAGCAACTTGGAATTAAGAACGGAGATATATCAGAAGAGTCAGGAGTATTAAAAATTAAAGGTGAAGCTGCAACTCCTCATGAAAAAAACCTTATATGGGATAAAATCGAGGAACTTGGCGGTGAAAATGCCAAAGACATAAAAGCTAATATCACCGTGACTGACGATTCTGTGTACCACAGACATATTGTGAAAGGTGGAGATTCATTAAGTAAAATTGCCAAACATTACTATGGCGATGCCATGAAATATAAACAAATTTTTGAGGCGAATACAAATATCTTAAAAAATCCAGATGTAATTCATCCAGATCAGGTTTTAGTAATTCCTAACCTATAG
- the fumC gene encoding class II fumarate hydratase: MSYRIEKDTMGKVEVPSDKYWGAQTERSRNNFKIGAPASMPLDIVYGFAYLKKAAAYTNEELGVLTKEKRDLIAKVCDEILTGKHDDQFPLVIWQTGSGTQSNMNVNEVIANRAHELAGNVIGEGDKTIQPNDDVNKSQSSNDTFPTGMHIAAYKKIVEVTIPGILQLRDTLQKKVVEFKNVVKIGRTHLMDATPLTLGQEFSGYVSQLDHGIKALQNTLPHLSELALGGTAVGTGLNTPDGYDVLVAKYIAEFTGLPFITAANKFEALAAHDAIVESHGALKQLAVALNKIANDIRMMASGPRSGIGEIIIPANEPGSSIMPGKVNPTQCEALTMVCAQVMGNDVAISVGGTQGHYELNVFKPMMAANILQSAELLGDACVSFDVNCAVGIEPNHEVIKQLLNNSLMLVTALNTKIGYYKAAEIANTAHKNGTTLKEEAVNLGYVSAEDYDDWVKPEEMVGSLK; the protein is encoded by the coding sequence ATGAGTTATAGAATAGAAAAAGATACAATGGGCAAGGTTGAAGTTCCTTCTGATAAATACTGGGGAGCTCAAACAGAGCGTTCCCGCAATAATTTCAAAATTGGTGCCCCTGCATCTATGCCTTTAGACATTGTCTACGGTTTTGCTTATTTAAAAAAAGCTGCCGCGTACACCAACGAAGAACTGGGCGTACTGACTAAAGAAAAAAGAGATTTAATCGCTAAAGTTTGTGATGAAATTTTAACAGGCAAACACGATGATCAGTTTCCTTTGGTTATATGGCAAACAGGTTCTGGTACTCAGAGCAACATGAATGTAAATGAAGTAATTGCTAATCGTGCCCATGAACTTGCAGGCAACGTTATTGGAGAAGGTGATAAAACCATTCAACCTAATGATGATGTGAACAAATCGCAATCGTCGAATGACACCTTTCCTACTGGCATGCATATTGCCGCATATAAAAAAATAGTGGAAGTCACCATTCCTGGTATCTTACAATTAAGAGATACCTTACAAAAGAAGGTGGTTGAATTTAAAAATGTTGTAAAAATTGGTCGCACCCATCTCATGGATGCTACGCCACTTACCTTAGGGCAAGAATTTTCTGGATATGTTTCTCAGTTAGATCATGGAATAAAAGCACTTCAAAACACTTTACCGCACCTTTCTGAATTGGCGCTAGGCGGCACTGCCGTTGGAACAGGGTTAAATACGCCTGACGGTTATGATGTTTTGGTAGCCAAATATATTGCTGAATTTACAGGATTGCCATTTATTACCGCAGCAAATAAATTTGAAGCTTTGGCTGCACACGATGCGATTGTTGAAAGCCACGGTGCCTTAAAACAATTAGCAGTTGCTTTAAACAAAATTGCAAATGATATTCGAATGATGGCTTCTGGTCCTCGTTCTGGTATTGGAGAAATTATTATTCCTGCAAACGAACCCGGCAGTTCTATAATGCCCGGAAAAGTAAATCCTACGCAGTGCGAAGCTTTGACTATGGTTTGCGCTCAAGTAATGGGTAACGATGTTGCCATTAGTGTTGGTGGCACTCAAGGTCATTATGAATTAAATGTTTTTAAACCTATGATGGCGGCCAATATTTTACAATCCGCAGAACTTTTAGGGGATGCTTGTGTTAGCTTTGATGTAAATTGTGCTGTAGGTATTGAACCTAATCACGAAGTCATTAAGCAGTTATTAAACAATTCTTTAATGCTTGTGACGGCCTTAAACACTAAAATTGGGTATTATAAAGCAGCAGAAATCGCCAATACAGCCCATAAAAATGGAACTACCTTAAAAGAAGAAGCCGTAAACTTAGGCTATGTAAGTGCTGAAGATTATGACGATTGGGTAAAACCAGAGGAAATGGTTGGCAGTTTAAAATAA